The Microbacterium paraoxydans genome includes a window with the following:
- a CDS encoding acyl-CoA thioesterase: MNVIWRTLLVILGARRRVRQGKTLDPTAVGTVTVTTLPTDLDILRHMNNGRYLSLFDLGRWDHLIRTGLFDVMKEQGWYAVVSSETITFRKSLQLWQRFEVQSRFIGHDEKALFLEHRAVVGGEVYARAIVRARVLRRSGGTVSNEELFAAVGKPDGVPEIDAWVHDWAAASALPPVRTPAPSIWN, encoded by the coding sequence GTGAACGTGATCTGGCGGACCCTCCTCGTGATCCTCGGTGCGCGTCGCCGCGTGCGGCAGGGGAAGACCCTCGACCCCACCGCCGTCGGCACCGTGACGGTGACCACCCTGCCCACCGACCTCGACATCCTCCGCCACATGAACAACGGCCGGTACCTGTCGCTGTTCGACCTCGGTCGCTGGGACCACCTGATCCGCACAGGGTTGTTCGACGTGATGAAGGAGCAGGGCTGGTACGCGGTCGTGTCGAGCGAGACGATCACCTTCCGCAAGTCGCTCCAGCTCTGGCAGCGGTTCGAGGTGCAGTCCCGGTTCATCGGACACGACGAGAAGGCCCTGTTCCTGGAGCATCGCGCCGTGGTCGGCGGCGAGGTCTACGCCAGGGCCATCGTGCGGGCCCGCGTGCTGCGGCGCTCCGGCGGCACGGTCAGCAACGAGGAGCTCTTCGCCGCGGTGGGCAAGCCCGACGGGGTGCCGGAGATCGACGCCTGGGTGCACGACTGGGCGGCCGCGTCCGCCCTGCCTCCCGTGCGGACGCCGGCCCCCAGCATCTGGAACTGA
- a CDS encoding GNAT family N-acetyltransferase has translation MSAEAQPEVIVRPVRDVDAEALGRVHAQCWHETYDHLISKAALEKVSPRRMAELWTHWAAQGPDFKMNAALVDGEIVGFVGSGPARDKDAPAFRELYFIYLLDAYHSTGIGQKLFDAAVEKDEPLYLWVAEDNPRAHRFYTRNGFHLDGAAHTEPFLGETLTEVRFVRP, from the coding sequence ATGAGCGCCGAAGCCCAGCCCGAAGTCATCGTCCGTCCGGTCCGTGATGTGGATGCGGAAGCCCTCGGTCGCGTGCATGCGCAGTGCTGGCACGAGACCTACGATCACCTCATCAGCAAGGCGGCTCTGGAGAAGGTCTCCCCCCGCCGGATGGCCGAGCTCTGGACGCACTGGGCGGCGCAGGGCCCCGACTTCAAGATGAACGCGGCGCTCGTCGACGGCGAGATCGTCGGCTTCGTCGGCTCGGGTCCGGCCCGCGACAAGGACGCCCCGGCGTTCCGCGAGCTGTACTTCATCTACCTGCTCGACGCGTACCACTCGACCGGCATCGGGCAGAAGCTGTTCGATGCGGCCGTCGAGAAGGACGAGCCGCTCTACCTCTGGGTAGCCGAGGACAACCCCCGCGCGCACCGCTTCTACACGCGCAACGGATTCCACCTCGACGGCGCCGCGCACACCGAGCCGTTCCTCGGCGAGACGCTCACCGAGGTCCGCTTCGTGCGCCCCTGA